A single genomic interval of Cupriavidus necator harbors:
- a CDS encoding LysR substrate-binding domain-containing protein, giving the protein MQVLQAFAATARTGNMTRAGDALCVTHGAISRHIRALEAQLGCTLFLRAGRQLELTATGRELADELENALRAVELSLAGATERRARERQSLSVNVSPELAGAWLVPKLPRLREALPGLDLSIAASTDDPNFARSDLDVSLRYGPAPFTGYQCVKLLDDDIIAVCSPDFAQRHAGMTAADAAHLPRLRHARFRWAQWGAAAGVVLDEPEDGIVFDCRALLIEAAASGLGLALTRALLAREAIAAGRLVQPLAASFPASHNCYIVWRGDNPKQALIRRFALWLRDAAVQA; this is encoded by the coding sequence ATGCAAGTCCTCCAGGCCTTTGCCGCCACCGCGCGCACGGGCAACATGACGCGCGCCGGCGATGCGCTGTGCGTGACGCACGGCGCCATCAGCCGCCATATCCGTGCGCTGGAGGCACAGCTGGGCTGCACCCTGTTCCTGCGCGCCGGCCGGCAACTGGAACTGACCGCCACCGGGCGCGAGCTTGCCGATGAACTGGAAAATGCCTTGCGCGCGGTCGAACTGTCGCTGGCCGGTGCCACCGAGCGCCGCGCGCGTGAACGCCAGTCGCTGAGCGTCAATGTCAGCCCCGAGCTGGCCGGCGCCTGGCTGGTACCCAAGCTGCCGCGGTTGCGCGAAGCCCTGCCCGGCCTGGACCTGTCTATCGCAGCCAGCACCGACGACCCGAACTTCGCCCGCTCCGACCTCGACGTCAGCCTGCGCTACGGTCCCGCGCCCTTCACCGGCTACCAGTGCGTGAAGCTGCTGGACGACGACATCATCGCGGTATGCAGCCCCGACTTCGCGCAGCGGCACGCGGGCATGACGGCCGCAGACGCCGCGCACCTGCCGCGGCTGCGGCACGCGCGCTTTCGCTGGGCGCAATGGGGCGCGGCGGCGGGGGTGGTGCTGGACGAGCCGGAAGACGGCATCGTCTTCGACTGCCGCGCACTGCTGATCGAAGCCGCCGCCAGCGGCCTGGGGCTGGCGCTGACGCGCGCCTTGCTGGCACGGGAGGCTATCGCCGCGGGCAGGCTGGTGCAGCCGTTGGCCGCCAGCTTTCCCGCGAGCCACAACTGCTACATCGTCTGGCGTGGGGACAATCCCAAGCAGGCGCTGATCCGGCGCTTCGCGCTGTGGCTGCGCGACGCTGCGGTGCAGGCGTGA